The genomic interval aaaaaccgcaatgagataccatctcacaccagtcacaatgggtattattaaaaagtcaaaaaataacagaggcTGGCAAGGTTTTGGAGAAAACTGAAGGTTttaacactgttggtgagagtgtaaattagttcaaccattgtggaagacagtgtggcaattcctcaaggatctagaactagaaataccatttgacccagcaatcccattactggatatatagctaaaggattataaatcattctactataaagacacatgtacatgtatgtttattgcagcactattcacaatagcaaagacttggaaccagcccaaacacccatcaatgatagactggataaagaaaatgtgacacatatacaacatggaatactatgcaggcataaacaaggatgatttcatgtccttcgcagggacatggatgcaggtggaaaccatcattcttagcaaactaccacaagaacagaaaaccaaacaccgcatgttttcactcataagtgggaattgagcaatgagaacacatggacacagggaggggaatatcacacactgagGCTGGTCGGGGGCTGGGGagctggggagggatagcatcaggagaaatagcTAACGTAAATgacggattgatgggtgcagcaaaccaccacggcacgcatatagctatgtaacaaacctgcacattctgcacacgtatcccataacttaaagtataataataaaaaattttaaaaattccacttgAAATTTATGTGTGGAATAAAGGTATAATTCAGAGCAAActctagaataaaagaaaataagagttggataaacaaaatttcagaaataagagGCACAGCTAAGTACAGAACTTTGTAGACACAATGGAAGAGGCTGGCTGCAACTGAAAAGGAGATATAGATAATCCATCTAAATTCTCACAGAGGAACAGGCAGAACAGGCAAGACATGCATAGGAGAGATCTGAGGAGGCTGTCTGTCTTTGGTTAGGAAGACCTGTAATTTAAAATCCGATGAAGCAGTAGAAGTCTTTTTGAGAGAAACCCTGGGAAAATTTTGCTTCTCCTTCTTCAAGCCCAATAGCAAAAATATGCCTTCACTCAAACCATCCTAACACAATTATGTAAGCTAACTAAATTAATGACAATACCACATTCTTATGGGACAGGGTTTTTATCGGCAGTGAGGTGCACAAAGAAAGAATTAGTAGCACCAACATTCTGTCTCCTCGGTGTCTGAGTCTTTTCCCTGAGTTGGGATTCAAGGTTTCTGCCCTTAGGTTGGTTATGACTGTTGATGATAACATTGGTGGTAACCCCTTTCGAACCCATACTGATGTGTTCTTTGGGTGCTTTTTAAACGGGGAAACAAGAAGTCCAGCCAGGTTTCAGAAGCTCATAGATAAAAGCAGGATATGCATTGCCTATGACTAAAGTCTAATCTATAACTTCTCCATTCTTCCTATCATCGGAAACTATCGTTTTCTTTTCCCTGCTAATTTGTCCCAAGAGTACTACATCAGAAACCGGGCCTGAACTTTTAATGAATCAGTTGCTTTTATATTTGCttaattacagaaaaattgaatacTGGAAAACAAAATGTATTGTTTAAAAATGCTCATATATACTGTTGCTATCTCTGTTATCTTAAAAACcgtatattaatttaaaaaacaacaggaTTCATTATTTATACTCTCTCTCCCTCTAGCATAGTATGGAGGAAATATTTGGAACCAGTTCACTTAGGAGTTTAGAAAATGTTGCATCAACACTTTCATCCTTGGTCTTGGGTCTAGATTTCACCCACTTCTGAAGTGCTTGACATTGGAAGATACAAAAAGGGACTGAGGTGAGAAAAATCCTTCCCCATGTAAGGGAGGGGgagttttcaaaagaaagaagtagGAAACAGTGGAGTAGGAGCTTTGAAAGAGGTGACTGAGTGGTTAGGAAGGGCGATAGGTATAAGGCTTATCCCATCAGGCACCAGGCACCCATTTCAAATGGTTTCTGACATACTTTCTTGGATTTTCGGAATTagaaagctgaagaaaaaaatctacttcTGAGATATCCTCATTGGTAAAGTCCTGTAGGTAATTTACTCATGTCAATTTCATGAATGGAGTTATAGGGAGTAAGAGAAAAGATGTGAAGTGTCCCTTAAGCTAGAGGGAAATGCTTTTGGGGCCATTATAGAAACCTGATGATGTGGCTGGTCATTGCCTGCTTTGGCTGTGATTTGATCACGGCAATAGGTGGTATCATTCTAGACCTAGTACCTGTGCTGGAAGTGAGCTTGCAAGTGAATCCTTTTCCAGTTGAgctttgagatgaatgcagcCCCAGGCAAGACCTCAATTGCAGCCTTGTGATCCTAAAGCAGTGGATTGTGCTAAACTTACAGAAACaatgagataacaaatgttgCTGTTTTAAGCTTCTAAATCTAGGGGTAATTTAGTACACAGTAATAAATAACTGAAACATTTCCTATCTCAGCTTCTGGCCCTGCAAGATGGATGGCCACCAAAAGATAGGGAAGACCTAGATCTCTGCATCACTGTTTAGACAAAAGCTATCAGGCCAGGAACACCTATTTTGGACTTACAGATGACTGAGAATTTACTTTtaattgtttaagccactgacaTTTTGGGGTGGATAAATTGAACAGATAGAATTAGTTGCCTTATTAATACAATCTACTTTCCCTTAgttattatttcctctttttttcaaaGGGGTTCATTTTAATGCTTccaatatttttattctctactGTTTTGCAAGTTTGACATTCCACTTCTCTTTTGCTTAGTGCTTGTTCTTAACTTTTTAACATACATATGTGATGGGTCATTGAATAAGCAGGAATCAGAAATCAactttatatttgtcttttctgccTGTTAAACATTGATGAGCTCTCTTCCCTGGTGCTGCCAACCGAGGTGCAAGCCATCTCCTACTTGGCATCAGACCAAATGTAGATTCCTCCTAAAGCCCAAGATAGTAAAAAAGAGGACCAAGAAGTTCATCTGGCACCAGTCAGATGGACAGGTCCAAGTTAAGTGTAACTGGTGGAGACCAAGAGGTATTGATGACAAGGTGCAGAGAAGATTTAAGGGCCAGATGTTGATGCCCAACTTTGGTTATGGAggcaacaagaaaacaaaacacatgctGCCTAGCACCTTCCAGAAGTTCCTGTTCCATACTGTCAAGGAGCTGCAAGTGCTGCTGATGTGTAGCAAATCTTGCTGCACTGAGATTGTTCACCATGTCTCTTCCAAGAACTCCAAAGCTGTCTTGGAAAGAGTAGCCCATCTGGCCATCAGGGTAAACAATCCCAATGCCAGGCTGTGCAGCACAGAAAATGAATAGACAGCTTATGTGCATGTCTTTTTATGCTTTAAAATCAAACCATAAAAACTGCTGatatggtttgtgtgtgtgttcctgcccaaatctcatattgaaatgtaattctCAATTTTGGAGGcatggcctggtgggaggtgattggatcatgggggcagttttctcatgaatggtttagcaccatcctccttGGTACTATCCTGGTGATAGTGATATAGaagatagaaagaaattatttaggcagatagtgagggcaaAAGAGTCCGTGGCAAAActtcccttttaacaaaaagcagccctagaaatcattttttgtttctaacaaagagcagccagAAAGATCAAGCTGCAAACGTAGATaaggaagctggaagcttgcacagggGAATgatggcagctgtgccaatagaaaagggctacctgggggccaggcatgtccACCATGGAAgttgcatctttctttttttttttttgttagcatGTGCAGAGTAAGAAGGAActcagcaacatggagaaactcaggCAGGTAATCTacttgcataataaaagattgggGCGGAGGCTGACAGAGATTTGCACCCTATACAGATGGCAGACCTAGTTCTAACCAGTTTATCATGCACTATGTAGATCAGACAACACCCCCCCAACTAGCTCATCTACAACCCCTGCCCTGCGTTTCACTGCACATTGGCAACCCGTTTTTCTGGGACCCCTCTCTGTAGCAGAGAGCTATTCTCTTTCCTTCACCTATTAAGCAGATTAGCCTCATTCTTTTTGTGTCCACGTCTTTGATCTCTGTGCCGTGAGACAATAAACCTTGGGTGTCACCCCAGACAATGAGGCTGCatcaatagtgagtgagttcttgtgagagcTGGTCatgtaaaagtgtgtggcatctctcaccttgctctcttgctcctgttttgccatgtgatgtgcctgctccccttttGCCTTTGGCCATGATgggaaacttcctgaggcctccccagaagcagatgccactatacttcctgtacaacctgcagaatcatgagccaattacctcttataaagtacccagtcccaggtattttctttatatcaatgTGAGAATAGCCTACTACAACTGCCCCCACCCCAACAAAAAATGATGACATGAGCAAAGTTCACCCTTAGTACTAGATAAGAGTGCAGGCAATTCATGACGTGTCTGGTAACTCTTAGATAACATGATGTCTTATACATACTTTAaggtaaaacagaacaaaaataggAAAGGGCCTGGCATGTGTACCTTTACCAAGCTCCCCAGATGACTCTAATTCACCCAGAGTTTGGGAACTACACAAAACATAGTCTTGATTTAGAAATTAGAATGTTCAATTCAATATGTTAATTTCCATTTTCGTCATCATTTAAAGAGAAAGTCCCTCCAGTATCTTCTGAGATGAGCTGCCCTCTCCTAGAAAAGCAGTGTGGTTCTTGCCATCCCTTCAGAAGCATCCCTCCTACTCCTTGTTAACAACTTTCTGACCCAACCAAGATCGAAGTGATATGGGAGGAGGGcaaggaagtgctgggtagagaagggaaGAGTCCTGGAGAGAGCTCCACCCTTGGGCCTGTGCCATGGACCTAACAGAGAACAGGCATTCCTGTCTatgtgcccaaatgttgcattttccaagaccactatGGTCTGCTACACCTTCTGTCCTGTGCCCATATAAGCCCAAGACCTTAGTGGGCACAAACACAAGTGGCTAGACATTGAGAGGAGCAGAGGAACACACCAGCAGACACAAGCTGACTAGCAATGGTGGAACAATGTGGATGCCGAGGGGAGTTTGGCAGTGGGGAGTTGGAGAGTCTGGTCATTGggcagcctgactccaggggaagaccactttctcactccatcccccttctagctccccatccatctcactgagagccacttccaccactcaataaaaccttgcactcatcctccaagcccacatgtgatctAATTTTTCCGGTACactggacaagaactcaggatacAGAAAGTCCTCTGCCCTtgcaataaggcagagggtctaactGAGCTATTAACACAAGTTGCCTGTAGGTGGCCAAactgaaagagcacactgtaacacatgcccacttggACTTTGGGAGTCATAAACACTCACCCTTAGACACTACCATGGGGTCAGAGCCCAGAAGTGCTCCCCATGACCTCCGCACCTACTCGTCTACATGCTTCCCCTAGGGATTGAGCAGCTGGGCACCTaagaagtgagccacacccctATTGCATGCCCAGTGAAGGGGATAAtggaactctcccatttcaaaATCAGGAGGGGGAAAGACTGAAAAGGAGCAGAAAATCTCTTATTTAAATGCCATCTTTAAAATGTTGACAAGCATACATTGCTAATACAATATTAAGCAGTACCGGTATCTTCCACCTGAAGGATATAAGAATCTTGGAATGCTTTAGCTCTCATTATCCTATCCAATCACGCATGTTACTGTTGTTTAGGATTTTCACTCATCCTTAATCTTTTAATCAAATTAGTAGTTGTTATTGTTATCATTATCATTTTCTACAGTCAAGGTTTACTTGTTCAGGTTTACTCATGTTTCCCAATGCTTTCGTTTAGTTTTACCATTTGCATGTTATTGCATTTCAGAGGTTTTTATTGTGTCCTTCTCCGTCATTAGCCCTTCCctctttcatatatataattactCTCCTATATTCTCATTTGAGAGATTACTTTTGCctgtttctccctccctcttgaTGGATACTGTCATTGCCTACAGAATTTTAGATTGTCATTAATTTCTCTCCGTCTGTTGAAGAGATAGTAGGCATTGGGATTTGTACCTAATCTAGTATCcacttttgcattttcttttgctgAGAGAATCCTAAAGCCAAGAGCCTGCTaaatatctccattttcagacTTCATTGCTGCTAGGAGTGGAGTGGTCCTTAATGTAATTCTCGCTGGTAAAATATAAGTGAAACTCTGCTGGTCATTTCTGggaaatattttactttcatgacaaaagaagacagacactGTTGAGAAACTCCTTCACTAATTCTTTCCACTGCAGAGGTTACGAGACTTCTGTGGCTACAGCAGTCATCTTGTGACTTTGAAATTACAAGCATGAAGAACCAacagaattttagaaatgaaactCTGACATTGTTGAGCCACTTAATGCCAGAAACCACTcacctgatttttattttttagacagagtctccctctgtcacccaggctggagcggtgcagtagtgtgatctcggctcactgcaacttctgcctcctgggttcaagtgattctcttgcctcagcctcatgagtagctgggactacaggtgtgcaccatcacacccggctatttttgtacttttggtagagatggggtttcaccatattggtcaggctggtcttgaactcctgacctcatgtggtcacccgccttggcctccaaagtgctgggattacgggcatgagccgccgcacccagctgattttatatttacaaatctTATATTCTGCACGGTGTTATATAGGATGCACCATGTACATTTGTGTCTTTGCACCTTTGTGCTGGCTCTTGTCTGCTACTCCCTACCTCCCATGCTTCTTGCCTTTTACTCTTTAACTCCCACATCACAATTTACTCCTTTTGTGAATATTTCCTTAACTCCCTTTGGCAAAACAATTGACCCTTTCATCTGTGTTCTAGGAACAACTTGTCCGTGTTTGTACTGACACTGACCACATTTTATTGTAATTCATATTTTGAGTCTGTCACTGTCACCAGATTGTTCTTCAAAAACAGGTGTCATTCTTTCTATAGATTTTATCACAAAATTGgggttcagtaaatatttatttaatgaattaatatatggCCAATGGTTTGGCTGCCATGTCCAAAcacaattattaattttttttttcctgtggctcTCTTTTTCGTGTATGTTGTCTTTAGTCATTCTTTCTGACAAACGAATTCAGAGCTCCTTTTGGGTACAAATAATTCCTCCAAAAACCTCCTCAGAAATCACGTGTGGAGCTGATTAATATGTTCTTAATGAGCTTTCTGTTTCTAGAATAGTATGTAGAATGTTATTGTTAAGTAAcattttagtgttctttctttcctttccccaaaATGCTATTGTTTCCCTAAAGTGTTGATAGTGGAAATTTAAGGTTTGCTTCAAGTAAAGAAATACTATTTTAACATCTGTTAGGCTAGAAGAATAATTTTCATTATTCATAGGAGacttaaagaataaaaaccaaGATAATGTTAAATAAGATTGTCTAGGAGCAGAGTGATTTTACCATTTCAAAATGatcttactattttattattgtggTTAACTAGACTGgagaatatttgtctttttttttatggaTTTCAATAAGTGTTCTGACCAGGATTTACTTCAATGTTTGTTGGTTACTTTCTCCTCTGGGAcattgtttgtggtttaaaaaCTCTTTGTATTTATTAACAATTTAGCCAGATTCAGATGATCAGAGAACTTACCGTGAAGCCAGAGGCATCTTACTATAACAGATTCATAACTGAAGGATGAAGGTAAGATAGATGAAGACACAATTTAAtcaaactaaaataatttaaaacttggCAGAGTAAAACTGTATTTAGAAAATGATACCTTGATACTACTAGACTGGAGTAAATTAAACCTATCATGACTTTAGACTGGACatggataaaatattttagtcCTTGCAAGAGAAATGTTTGAGAGATTGTTAAATTCTCCTTGAGTTGTCATTCTGACATAGTATATATTCAAACTACAAATCTTTGAACTATGTTTGGTTTACTAGTTActcatatttattactttttattttctactacCAAAAGtactttcattcttctatatAAATATTGTCCTcaatattgtatttcttttttgctctACTCCAATCCTTCTGTGTTTACTAGctttaattaaaacaaacaaataaacaaatgaaaaacttcaACTCTCTATGTTGCTTCCATTTAGGCGGAAGTTCTGCTCGAGATGGTAAAGCCCTATTGGAGATCagcagaaaatataaatgaaggcATAGACCAAGTGCAGATGACCGGGGAGTGGGTTTATGGGGACTTTTGGGTCCAGAGAACACATATCCTATCTAAAGTGGGTAGCTGCTACTCTTGCTCATTTTTAgtggattaatttttttctaaaaaggtcATGCATGCAGATATTCCAGTTAAATCTTCATTTGAAAAACATGTTGCCACATCTAGACATTGAGCATCAATGATTGTTAACACAACAAAAAGTGGGATGATGAATGTATCACTGCCCATAAAGCAGTCTTGTAATAAAATTGGAATATGAACGCAATGTAACTTCTGGATCCAACTCTCAATTTACAGCAATCCAGAGAACACAGGAAGTCGTTAAACTACACCACAGGGATGCAATCAGCACAGACCAGACTGTAGGGGACAACAGGACCAACAACAGcttcttcaacaaataattaaaaggaaagaaaagaggtggAGGGTAAATTTATAGGTCAAAAGAGGCTTAAGAGCTACATTAACCAATTACAATTGCACAGATTTTCAACTGCACAGTGGTCAAAACCCCAATCCCCATATTGTTTAATGCTACCCTATATATGCAACTAATTTTCAATTCTTGCTTCTCATTCTCATAAAAAACTAGAACATGTTAATTATACTTTagagaaataaagatatataGACTACAATTTTCACTTGGAGAGTAAGAGACATAGAAATCAAACCTTAAAGAACAATGCGATATCACCCTCTTGCTCAGTGTTTCAATATTTAAACTgtataaatgtatttctcattgtTAGACTGTTTGAATATTTCCTCAGATTTTCAATCTTGCAATACAATGCTTCTGAGTAACAACAGATTCAAATTAGTAAATGGCAGCTCCAAAGTGTATTTCTGAGCAAATCATCCCCAGGGCCTGCCAATCAAAGACCATGATATATTCAGAGTACTTATTGCTATTATACAACACTTTGCAAAAGAAGGCCATTTGGAGACCAATAATACCTTTATCCAGTGTCCCTGGGGACAACTTAGGTCATTCATTGTTAGAATCACTGACTGCTAATTCCCTAAATCCTACTTGAGGGAATTAAAGATTCCAGAGATGTCATTGCTGGAGACCTTCTTGAGCCCCATTGCATGAAAAGTGGCCAGTACGGCGACTACACTTACATAGTGCTTGGTAAAGGCTGACTCCCTTCCCTCCACCCTGTCCATTACTCAATGAAGCCTGTCTAACGGATAAGCAAAATGATTTAACACAGTGCCTCTCAGTCTGGTGATGGGGGGTTAAGGATGGGAGTAGAGGACACATATTAAGCTTGCCTAGGGAAATTGTTTTAGGGTCTACAACCTTTCCCTGTAGGTGAATCAGAATTTGAGAACTGAAATCTGAAAACCTCCCCAGATGGTTTTAGTATCATCTCTCCAGTGATACCCATACTCCTGCCCTGCACACCAACAAAATCcctgtttgaaaaccactgctctaaCAAAATGAATCTCAGAATCTTAAATGAGAGAACTTCAAATGTTGCTATTCTGTTATAATCCATCATCTACCTTAGGAGAGCTGTCATTCTGTCAGTTACTTATGCATatcaaatttaaaagtaaatcttAACATCACTACAATTATATTCGAATGGTCTCTGTTAAACAAGACTTCTATTTCATGCCACAAATGTTAGAATTATCTTTATGTTTAACATTGCTatgattattagaaaaataaaataaaatgcttgcaGTCAGTTCAAGGAATACTTTCCTATGAAACAGCATAGTTACAGTTCAGGTGTAAAATAACTCACACAGAAATAtaggagaagggaagaaaagactgTTTAACCATTACTAACTAGGGAATTATTTAAATAACGAACAAGAAAGCAGAAATTGGTATAAGCAAATAAATAGAGGCTATATATGCAGATACAATAGTGCTAGTATAGTTTATATATGGTAATAGCTTAATAGTGCGGTGGCATGGAAGTGAATGATCCCTAATGGACAATTAATCAAATCTACCAGAGTTAATTCTGCCTCCTGTTGGACGCTTCCATGGTCTGTGGTTAGCGCCTTCCACTTCCGGTTCTTCTAcctttggtatttttcttttgaaacatctTGAGGAGGCTATGTAATCCACTCTGCAGTTTCCCTATCAGACTGATGATTTGTAAAGCAGAAAATACATTAACATCGATTCTTTGGCTTTCCCTTTGGAGGCTCATAGTCAAGATAAGAAAGGTTTGATTATTCTCAAAATTCCTGCAAAACCTCTGCTGTTTCCATCCTCTTTTTCTTCACGttcctcccacctccttctcAACATGCTCTCCTTTCCTTAGTCCAGCAGCTTGCAAAGCGACAGGCTGACCCGGTGTCATCCCGGCTGTGCAAGAGTGGCAGGAAGTCTTCCTGATCGGCTTGGGGACTCCGAATTTGGCAGCACAAGGTGCCTGGGCTGTATAATCTTTTTGTGAGAGGTGTATATGTAACTACCTTGGGTTCATGATTTcttatttctaccaaaaataaattttaagggtCCTagcacagtttctttctttcttttttgaatgaGAGTATTAAGGTAAAGAGACTACTTTTAAAACATTGGTGATCTCTGTGGTGTTcctctttaaaaggaaaaaagaacatctACAAGCAAAAATTTACTTGATGATCATAGATATACAAAGTACAGATCTCAGTTTAAACCTCAGATGTGAGAAAGCTccaatttgtttttctataaCACATCTCAATAACTAATATGCACCCCGAATGTTGTGTGAGGTGGCAATTTGGGGTTCCTACTCCCTTTCTCTAGAGTTGTGTCTGAAGTCTGAGACTTTAGTTGTCCAGGCCTGTGACACCGAGAGAACTTGATCCCAGTTAACTTTTGAACATGCTGACATCACACCTGGATCCCAACTGTCAGCACATACAGGTTGTGGCTGTGTCGTTTCTCATTCCTATCAGAAAAATCCTGTTGTCCTCTTCTCAGCAAGAGATTCATCTACCACTTCTGCACCACGCCGAGTGACATAATTGTCTGTGCAGTAGTTTTCAAGTGTCTTCTAACCCCTCACCATTCTCAAGGCAGGGGACAATTCTGTTGCTTACAAGCCAAGCCATGCTGGGCATGTCAACTTCTGTGGCTCTGTTAAGGCCTTCTGACTAGCCTTTGCCTTGGGGATCTTGCCTCTATGGTGCTCTACCAAAGCAAGACCCAGTATGCCAGAAAAATAGCTTCCTTCTACTGCAGCACTTGGCCTGGCATGGGCTgactctcttcttccttttcttctttttctcttcattttttttttttttttttttgaggcggaatctcactctgtcaccc from Gorilla gorilla gorilla isolate KB3781 chromosome 7, NHGRI_mGorGor1-v2.1_pri, whole genome shotgun sequence carries:
- the LOC101140792 gene encoding large ribosomal subunit protein eL32-like; the protein is MSSLPWCCQPRCKPSPTWHQTKCRFLLKPKIVKKRTKKFIWHQSDGQVQVKCNWWRPRGIDDKVQRRFKGQMLMPNFGYGGNKKTKHMLPSTFQKFLFHTVKELQVLLMCSKSCCTEIVHHVSSKNSKAVLERVAHLAIRVNNPNARLCSTENE